The following are encoded together in the Pseudodesulfovibrio indicus genome:
- a CDS encoding UvrD-helicase domain-containing protein gives MSELRQVKASAGSGKTYQLTRRFLALLDASTEPDRPFVCTNRPGRGFAWPEIMAVTFTNKAAAEMKERVVLGLKVSALGGEGDHPCSPETARHTLSQVLRRYHRLNIRTIDSLLVLLLRLFALEFGVRPDFEIVFDEGELFDAVFDHFQETCETDEGENALLEKAVRTLVRNEGRSGFWVQDTIRNRLRELAKCLEARSGALLTDQEAIRDLLAGEHANLMRAVDRMRTFLDETGLPVNANFPKLLAKFETLSLFDEPETKSAYLSKETLYEFVNKAGKPLVDDLAEGVYARFKEACGEYARAHAILAGAFFLAPAVEIARRLEDGLEELQRERGTVLNAGVAAHVMDLLIDGGAVSEAYCRLGCRLHHLLVDEFQDTNRDQWRAITPLAGECLAKGGSLYYVGDVKQAIYGWRGGDSALFDEVMDQPELAGLVERPETEDLPDNWRSHRNVVEFNNRFFSNLEDPDQTDDLAERLFPEAPPQFREQFVSQLRRGFADCGQSLPEKSRKTRGYVRMERLPGGESSDIVEQTLERLAALMDDLTARRNFRDIGILVRSHTHASLVCDLLVSKNIPVITENSLQLNRHPVIRQLVGLLSFLDFPRDDGAFLTFAGGAELFLAESGLDESELLDWLIKPRNRPLGVQFREDYPELWRRYVEPFYNQSGLMTPYDLAMEAVRAFRVLERHPESELYVRRFLEVVHLAEENGYGSLSAFLDYWEEKSDREKVPLPENIDAVRIMTIHKAKGLEFPVAIVPFHHWSAGPDADFTVQEFKGSLLLAPMSPRLGAPYLESLGREVRERLNLLYVAWTRAREELYGFFVEQARRVPNPVALKAMDLFLELDDDGVFELGDTPAETRPSLREERPKPQELPADNTDIDLMGWLPRLRVYRHNLDDSFYNERMRGEVAHRVMELLRGTDDPQADIDRAVTLARRDFPELGGLSDELLNGLDRELRAMAGWALADHRLRGWIATGVREPEVLDAKGEFKRFDLLCSGEETMVVDFKTGRPDPHNDIQVRGYMDILDAMGEKEVRGFLVYLDLREIREVGRNA, from the coding sequence ATGTCGGAACTCAGGCAGGTCAAGGCGTCCGCCGGGTCGGGCAAGACCTATCAATTGACCCGGAGGTTCCTCGCCCTGCTGGACGCCTCCACCGAGCCGGACCGCCCGTTCGTCTGCACCAACCGGCCGGGCCGGGGGTTCGCCTGGCCCGAGATCATGGCCGTGACCTTCACCAACAAGGCCGCCGCCGAGATGAAGGAGCGCGTGGTCCTGGGGCTGAAGGTCAGCGCCCTGGGCGGGGAAGGCGACCATCCCTGCTCCCCGGAAACGGCCCGGCATACCCTGTCCCAGGTCCTGCGCCGCTATCACCGGCTGAACATCCGGACCATCGACTCCCTGCTGGTCCTGCTCCTGCGCCTCTTCGCCCTGGAGTTCGGGGTCCGCCCGGACTTCGAGATCGTCTTTGACGAGGGGGAGCTGTTCGACGCGGTCTTCGACCACTTCCAGGAAACCTGCGAGACCGACGAGGGGGAGAACGCGCTGCTGGAAAAGGCGGTGCGCACCCTGGTCAGGAACGAGGGGAGATCGGGGTTCTGGGTCCAGGACACCATCCGCAACAGGCTGCGCGAACTGGCGAAATGCCTGGAGGCCCGGTCCGGGGCATTGCTCACGGACCAGGAGGCCATCCGCGACCTGCTGGCCGGTGAGCACGCGAACCTGATGCGCGCCGTGGACCGCATGCGCACCTTCCTCGACGAGACCGGCCTGCCGGTGAACGCGAATTTTCCCAAGCTGCTGGCCAAGTTCGAGACCCTCTCCCTGTTCGACGAGCCGGAGACCAAATCCGCCTATCTCTCCAAGGAGACCCTGTATGAATTCGTGAACAAGGCAGGCAAGCCCCTGGTGGACGACCTGGCCGAGGGCGTCTATGCCCGGTTCAAGGAGGCGTGCGGGGAATACGCCCGCGCCCACGCCATCCTGGCCGGGGCCTTTTTCCTGGCCCCGGCGGTGGAGATCGCCCGGCGGCTGGAGGACGGGCTGGAGGAGCTGCAACGGGAGCGCGGCACGGTCCTCAACGCCGGGGTGGCCGCGCACGTCATGGACCTGCTGATCGACGGCGGCGCGGTTTCCGAGGCATACTGCCGCCTCGGCTGCCGATTGCACCACCTGCTGGTGGACGAATTTCAGGACACCAACCGCGATCAGTGGCGGGCCATCACCCCCCTGGCCGGGGAATGTCTGGCCAAGGGCGGCAGCCTCTACTACGTGGGCGACGTCAAGCAGGCCATCTACGGCTGGCGCGGCGGCGATTCCGCCCTGTTCGACGAGGTCATGGACCAGCCCGAGCTGGCCGGACTGGTCGAGCGCCCCGAGACCGAGGACCTGCCCGACAACTGGCGGAGCCACCGCAACGTGGTGGAATTCAACAATCGGTTCTTCTCCAACCTGGAGGACCCGGACCAGACGGACGACCTGGCCGAGCGGCTTTTCCCCGAAGCCCCGCCGCAATTCCGGGAGCAATTCGTTTCCCAGCTCCGGCGGGGGTTCGCGGACTGCGGCCAGTCCCTGCCCGAAAAAAGCCGGAAGACCAGGGGATACGTGCGCATGGAGCGGCTCCCCGGCGGCGAATCAAGCGACATCGTGGAGCAGACCCTGGAGCGGCTGGCCGCGCTCATGGACGACCTCACCGCCCGGCGCAACTTCCGGGACATCGGCATTCTGGTCCGTTCCCACACCCACGCCTCCCTGGTCTGCGACCTGCTGGTGTCGAAGAACATCCCGGTGATCACCGAAAACTCGCTGCAACTCAACCGCCATCCCGTGATCCGGCAGCTGGTCGGCCTGCTCTCCTTCCTGGACTTTCCCCGCGACGACGGGGCGTTCCTGACCTTCGCGGGCGGGGCGGAGCTGTTCCTGGCCGAGTCCGGCCTGGACGAAAGCGAACTGCTCGACTGGCTCATCAAACCCCGCAACCGCCCCCTGGGCGTCCAGTTCCGGGAGGACTACCCGGAGCTGTGGCGGCGGTATGTCGAGCCGTTCTACAACCAGTCCGGGCTGATGACACCCTACGACCTGGCCATGGAGGCCGTGCGCGCCTTCCGCGTACTGGAGCGCCACCCGGAGAGCGAACTGTATGTCCGCCGGTTCCTGGAGGTGGTCCACCTGGCCGAGGAAAACGGGTACGGCTCCCTGTCCGCCTTCCTCGACTACTGGGAGGAGAAGTCCGACCGGGAAAAGGTCCCCCTGCCGGAAAACATCGACGCCGTGCGGATCATGACCATCCACAAGGCCAAGGGGCTGGAATTCCCGGTGGCCATCGTCCCGTTCCACCACTGGTCCGCCGGACCCGACGCCGATTTCACGGTCCAGGAGTTCAAGGGGAGCCTCCTGCTCGCGCCCATGAGCCCCCGGCTTGGCGCGCCGTACCTGGAAAGCCTGGGACGGGAGGTGCGGGAACGGCTCAACCTGCTCTACGTGGCCTGGACCCGCGCCCGCGAGGAGCTGTACGGCTTTTTCGTGGAACAGGCCCGCCGCGTGCCCAACCCGGTGGCCCTGAAGGCCATGGACCTCTTCCTCGAACTGGACGACGACGGCGTGTTCGAGCTGGGCGACACTCCGGCGGAGACCCGTCCCTCCCTCCGGGAGGAGCGGCCCAAGCCGCAGGAGCTGCCCGCGGACAACACGGATATCGACCTCATGGGCTGGCTGCCTCGGCTGCGCGTCTACCGCCACAACCTGGACGACTCTTTCTACAACGAGCGCATGCGCGGCGAAGTGGCCCACCGGGTCATGGAGCTCCTGCGCGGCACCGACGACCCTCAGGCCGACATCGACCGGGCCGTGACCCTGGCCCGGCGCGACTTCCCCGAGCTGGGCGGCCTGAGCGACGAGCTGCTCAACGGGCTGGACCGGGAACTGCGCGCCATGGCCGGGTGGGCGCTCGCCGACCACCGGCTGCGCGGCTGGATCGCCACCGGCGTGCGTGAGCCGGAAGTGCTGGATGCCAAAGGCGAATTCAAGCGGTTCGACCTGCTGTGCAGCGGCGAGGAGACCATGGTCGTGGACTTCAAGACCGGGCGTCCCGACCCGCACAACGACATCCAGGTGCGCGGCTACATGGACATCCTCGACGCCATGGGCGAGAAAGAGGTGCGCGGCTTCCTGGTCTACCTGGACCTGCGCGAGATCCGCGAAGTCGGGAGGAATGCCTAG
- a CDS encoding PD-(D/E)XK nuclease family protein, which yields MIPLTLIPWQNDFMAALADMVAATENPAEMVVLFPHNRPRRHLKGLLATHPDMPRPAFMPRMTSIADFMADLHRTLAEVVPVRANQLDLIEELHTIVRELRSDRGSLLSRLPDLEREPFLPWGALLAGLMDDLLRQDLEPQDLAYMEGEVPPYAAALLEQLRAIHGAYVSRLEARGWTTPGLTARFVLGRLDEVAGALEGKTVLAAGFYALSGAEDRLFRFLWERGTLVPVIHSDPALADNDTPHWATAEHSAWMRRWRVRAELPAGVTPEPRAPAIRFCEGYDRHSQLAGLGHDMRGCDSLDGTAVVLPDEGALLPVLHLLPKVDPKLEPNISMGYPLARTSLARLVETLLELQENRNAGGAYHRKDMIALIRHPYLRLLGPETKPLRAVFHQWEAIIRHGERFIDPLAHEPDWDDPALADVDPATALPLLREVLDCCLTRFETVGSLTDLGDRLSGLAELLHARGERLWHTYLLDAECLFRLTNSVIPQLKGAEISPEPLERPVRHAILRRLLQSERVSFEPDPLSGLQVLGVLETRLLHFRRLFVLDAVEDRLPGANPPDPLLPDPLRRLLALPDSRERDNVSGYNFYRLLMGADEAVIYYQSGIQPGEFDPKAVRSRFVEQLLWERERAQGRLLDAKDGVLRFVTFPTSSLPSGPPSIPVTDRIHDALMERLTKKGLSPSGLDLYMNCPKRFFYQYLSGLRLVETMDEEGDRSEFGSLVHDVLRDFLAPRIGVGQDLGALDPAPLLASFSERFRASDLHASLPLDARMGLMEAGRYRLERFVAAQKPATLLGLEQELKAVLTLDGLDIPLRGRIDRVERREEGVIILDYKTGGAVLPMAKFWSDLLLHERMAEFGPDVADPDLLTDLARAVRSVQLPAYLHLYAEDQKEAPVDAGLVMLKDDGRENLLLPAKWSEEDREEAVEVLSPLLVRTLVRHMMQASRFDPQPGDRCKWCDFTKPCGVTPPKDK from the coding sequence ATGATCCCCCTGACCCTGATCCCCTGGCAGAACGATTTCATGGCCGCATTGGCCGACATGGTCGCGGCTACGGAGAACCCCGCCGAAATGGTGGTCCTGTTCCCGCACAACCGCCCGCGCCGCCACCTCAAGGGGCTGCTCGCGACCCACCCGGACATGCCGCGTCCCGCGTTCATGCCGCGCATGACCTCCATCGCCGATTTCATGGCCGACCTGCACCGGACCCTCGCCGAGGTGGTGCCGGTCAGGGCCAACCAGCTCGACCTCATCGAAGAGCTGCACACCATCGTCCGCGAGCTGCGCTCGGACCGGGGCAGCCTGCTGTCTCGGCTTCCCGACCTGGAGCGCGAACCCTTCCTGCCGTGGGGGGCGCTGCTGGCCGGGTTGATGGACGATCTCCTGCGCCAGGACCTGGAGCCCCAGGACCTGGCGTACATGGAGGGCGAGGTCCCGCCCTACGCCGCCGCGCTCCTTGAGCAGCTGCGCGCCATCCACGGCGCGTACGTCTCCCGCCTGGAAGCCAGGGGATGGACCACGCCGGGGCTGACCGCCCGGTTCGTGCTCGGCCGCCTGGACGAGGTGGCCGGAGCTTTGGAGGGAAAGACCGTGCTGGCCGCCGGTTTCTACGCCCTGAGCGGGGCCGAGGACCGGTTGTTCAGATTTCTGTGGGAACGCGGGACCCTCGTGCCGGTCATCCATTCGGACCCGGCCCTGGCCGACAACGACACCCCGCATTGGGCCACGGCCGAGCACTCCGCCTGGATGCGCCGCTGGCGGGTCCGGGCCGAGCTGCCCGCAGGCGTGACGCCCGAACCGCGCGCCCCGGCCATCCGGTTCTGCGAGGGATACGACCGCCATTCCCAACTGGCAGGGCTGGGCCACGACATGCGCGGCTGCGACTCCCTGGACGGGACCGCCGTGGTCCTGCCGGACGAGGGCGCGCTCCTGCCCGTCCTGCACCTGCTTCCCAAGGTGGACCCGAAGTTGGAGCCGAATATTTCCATGGGCTATCCCCTGGCGCGGACCTCCCTGGCCCGGCTGGTGGAGACCCTGCTCGAGCTTCAGGAGAATCGGAACGCGGGCGGCGCGTATCACCGCAAGGACATGATCGCGCTCATCCGCCATCCCTACCTGCGCCTGCTCGGACCGGAGACCAAGCCGCTGCGCGCGGTGTTCCACCAGTGGGAGGCGATCATCCGCCATGGAGAGCGGTTCATCGATCCCCTGGCCCACGAGCCGGACTGGGACGACCCGGCCCTGGCCGACGTGGACCCGGCAACGGCCCTGCCCCTGCTGCGCGAAGTCCTCGATTGCTGCCTGACCCGGTTCGAGACCGTGGGTTCACTGACCGACCTGGGCGACCGGCTGAGCGGACTGGCCGAGCTGCTCCACGCCCGCGGAGAACGGCTCTGGCACACCTATCTCCTGGATGCGGAGTGCCTGTTCCGGCTGACCAACTCCGTCATCCCCCAGCTCAAGGGCGCGGAGATCAGCCCCGAGCCCCTGGAACGCCCGGTGCGTCACGCCATCCTGCGGCGGCTGCTCCAGAGCGAGCGCGTCTCCTTCGAGCCGGACCCCCTGTCCGGGCTCCAGGTGCTCGGCGTGCTCGAAACCCGGCTCCTGCATTTCCGGCGGCTCTTCGTGCTCGACGCGGTGGAGGACAGGCTGCCCGGCGCGAATCCGCCCGACCCGCTCCTGCCCGATCCCCTGCGCAGGCTCCTCGCCCTGCCCGACTCCCGCGAGCGGGACAACGTGTCCGGGTACAACTTCTATCGGCTGCTCATGGGCGCGGACGAGGCCGTGATCTACTACCAGTCCGGCATCCAGCCCGGCGAGTTCGACCCCAAGGCCGTGCGCAGCCGGTTCGTGGAGCAGCTCCTGTGGGAGCGCGAGCGGGCGCAGGGCAGGCTTCTCGACGCGAAGGACGGCGTCCTCCGGTTCGTGACCTTCCCGACAAGCTCCCTGCCCTCCGGTCCCCCGTCCATCCCGGTCACGGACCGAATCCACGACGCCCTCATGGAACGGCTCACGAAAAAAGGGCTCTCGCCCTCGGGCCTGGACCTGTACATGAACTGCCCCAAGCGGTTCTTCTACCAGTATCTCAGCGGATTGCGCCTGGTCGAAACCATGGACGAGGAAGGCGACCGCAGCGAGTTCGGCTCTCTGGTCCACGATGTGCTGCGGGACTTCCTGGCCCCCCGCATCGGCGTCGGCCAGGACCTGGGCGCCCTCGACCCGGCCCCCCTGCTCGCCTCCTTCAGCGAACGGTTCCGGGCCAGCGACCTCCACGCGTCCCTGCCCCTGGACGCCCGCATGGGCCTCATGGAGGCCGGGCGGTACCGGCTGGAACGGTTCGTGGCCGCGCAAAAGCCCGCCACCCTGCTCGGACTGGAACAGGAGCTCAAGGCCGTCCTGACCCTGGACGGCCTGGACATCCCCCTGCGCGGACGCATAGACCGGGTGGAGCGGCGGGAGGAAGGCGTCATCATCCTGGACTACAAGACCGGAGGCGCGGTCCTGCCCATGGCGAAATTCTGGAGCGATCTCCTGCTCCACGAGCGCATGGCCGAGTTCGGCCCCGACGTCGCCGATCCCGACCTGCTGACCGACCTGGCCCGTGCCGTGCGTTCGGTCCAGCTCCCGGCCTACCTGCACCTGTATGCCGAAGATCAGAAGGAAGCCCCGGTGGATGCGGGGCTGGTCATGCTCAAGGACGACGGGCGGGAGAACCTCCTGCTGCCCGCCAAATGGTCCGAAGAGGACCGGGAGGAGGCGGTGGAGGTCCTGTCGCCGCTGCTGGTCCGGACCCTGGTCCGGCACATGATGCAGGCGTCCCGGTTCGACCCGCAGCCCGGCGACCGCTGCAAGTGGTGCGATTTCACCAAACCGTGCGGGGTCACCCCGCCCAAGGACAAATAG
- a CDS encoding PPC domain-containing DNA-binding protein translates to MQYSQGSFGRVFTLRLEDDEKIPDCIERFAAEHDIKSALCTMIGGADRGNVVAGPRDGESPVIDPILCPVEAPHEVVALGTLFPDESGTPTLHMHAALGRDGRTRTGCIRPGLDVWLVGEVIIAEIIGTDMLRKKEAKSGLALLCKG, encoded by the coding sequence ATGCAATACAGCCAAGGCAGCTTCGGCAGGGTCTTCACCCTGCGCCTGGAAGACGACGAGAAGATCCCGGACTGCATCGAACGGTTCGCCGCCGAGCACGACATCAAGTCCGCCCTGTGCACCATGATCGGCGGCGCGGACCGGGGCAACGTGGTGGCCGGGCCAAGGGACGGCGAGTCCCCGGTCATCGACCCCATCCTCTGCCCGGTGGAGGCGCCCCACGAGGTGGTCGCCCTGGGCACGCTCTTCCCGGACGAGTCCGGAACCCCGACCCTGCACATGCACGCCGCGCTGGGCCGCGACGGCAGGACGCGCACCGGCTGCATCCGCCCGGGCCTTGACGTCTGGCTGGTGGGCGAGGTGATCATCGCCGAGATCATCGGCACGGACATGCTCCGGAAAAAGGAAGCCAAGAGCGGGCTGGCCCTGCTCTGCAAGGGATAG
- the lhgO gene encoding L-2-hydroxyglutarate oxidase: MFAAHTVICGAGILGLTIARELVRSGCEDIIIFDKEPEPGRHASGRNSGVLHAGIYYDPGTLKAKMCLEGNRRMQAYCEERGLPLFRSGKVIVARTEDELDTLDELERRAKANGALVEMVDERALAEIEPNAKTVNRALHSPLTSVVDPKRILKAMREELETSGKVRFFFETTFLGPGRDKVRTSQGDIGYTLFVNAAGAYSDKVAQTFGIAKNYRLLPFKGIYKVLKKPAADKIRGSIYPVPDIRNPFLGVHFTRSVHGEVYVGPTAIPAFGRENYGLLKGLDREFPSILLRDALMFLENEKFRTVALSEPRKYFFKHFFEDAAKLVRHLAPKDVLPSSKAGIRPQLVNIETGELVMDFVVEREGNTVHVLNSISPAFTSSMYFSELVVKEYLMKA, from the coding sequence ATGTTCGCGGCGCACACCGTCATCTGCGGAGCGGGCATCCTGGGCCTGACCATCGCGCGCGAGCTGGTCCGGTCCGGGTGCGAGGACATCATCATCTTCGACAAGGAGCCGGAGCCGGGCCGCCACGCCTCGGGCCGCAACAGCGGCGTGCTCCACGCGGGCATCTATTACGATCCCGGCACCCTCAAGGCCAAGATGTGCCTGGAGGGCAACCGGCGCATGCAGGCGTACTGCGAGGAGCGCGGCCTGCCCCTGTTCCGGTCCGGCAAGGTCATCGTGGCCCGCACCGAGGACGAACTGGACACCCTGGACGAACTGGAGCGCCGCGCCAAGGCCAACGGGGCGTTGGTGGAGATGGTGGACGAGCGCGCACTGGCCGAGATCGAGCCCAACGCCAAGACCGTGAACCGCGCCCTGCATTCCCCGCTGACGTCGGTGGTCGACCCCAAACGGATCCTCAAGGCCATGCGCGAGGAGCTGGAGACCAGCGGCAAGGTCCGGTTCTTCTTCGAGACCACGTTCCTCGGCCCGGGCCGCGACAAGGTCCGCACCAGCCAGGGCGACATCGGGTACACCCTGTTCGTGAACGCGGCCGGGGCCTACAGCGACAAGGTGGCCCAGACCTTCGGCATCGCGAAGAACTACCGGCTGTTGCCGTTCAAGGGCATCTACAAGGTGCTGAAAAAGCCCGCCGCCGACAAGATCAGAGGGTCCATCTACCCGGTGCCGGACATCCGCAACCCGTTCCTCGGCGTGCATTTCACCCGCAGCGTGCACGGCGAGGTCTACGTCGGTCCCACGGCCATACCGGCCTTCGGGCGCGAAAACTACGGCCTCCTCAAGGGGCTGGACCGCGAATTTCCGTCCATCCTCCTGCGCGATGCGCTCATGTTCCTGGAAAACGAAAAATTCCGCACCGTGGCCCTGTCCGAGCCGCGCAAATACTTTTTCAAACATTTCTTCGAGGACGCGGCGAAGCTGGTCCGGCACCTCGCGCCGAAGGACGTGCTCCCCTCCTCAAAGGCCGGCATCCGGCCCCAGCTGGTGAATATCGAGACCGGCGAGCTGGTCATGGACTTCGTGGTCGAGCGCGAAGGAAACACCGTGCACGTGCTCAACTCAATTTCTCCCGCCTTCACCAGCTCTATGTATTTTTCGGAATTAGTGGTAAAAGAATACCTAATGAAGGCGTAA
- a CDS encoding NAD(P)H-dependent flavin oxidoreductase: MKLPSLNFGDLTARLPIIQGGMGVGISLSGLASAVANEGGVGVIATSMIGMRDPQRARDPEGADRRGLIEEIRKARAKMTDGLLGVNIMCALTNYGDMVRTSIREKVDLIISGAGLPLDLPGYLREMSDEMKEEVRTKLVPIVSSGRAASILCRKWAGKFGYLPDGFVVEGPKAGGHLGFKAEQIEDPEYQLEKILAEVVEAVAPYREKHEKPIPVIAAGGVYTGEDIARFLEMGASGVQMGTRFVATKECDADEAFKQAYVNARQEDVTIIKSPVGMPGRALKNTFLDAVTAGLKHPKKCVHKCLHSCAEDKSPYCIAQALVNAYKGKLKNGFAFCGANAYLVDKIITVKELMATLSEEAERKYQEVGQKLQETKEEAERRIKEVLNK, from the coding sequence ATGAAACTTCCCAGCCTGAATTTCGGCGACCTGACGGCCCGCCTGCCCATCATCCAGGGCGGCATGGGCGTCGGCATATCTCTTTCCGGCCTGGCCAGTGCCGTTGCCAACGAAGGCGGCGTCGGGGTCATCGCCACGTCCATGATCGGCATGCGCGACCCGCAGCGCGCCCGCGACCCCGAAGGGGCGGACCGCCGCGGACTGATCGAGGAAATCCGCAAGGCGCGCGCCAAGATGACCGACGGCCTGCTCGGCGTGAACATCATGTGCGCCCTGACCAACTACGGCGACATGGTCCGCACCTCCATCCGCGAGAAGGTGGACCTGATCATCTCCGGGGCCGGACTGCCCCTGGACCTCCCCGGTTATCTCCGCGAGATGTCCGACGAGATGAAGGAGGAGGTGCGCACCAAGCTCGTGCCCATCGTCTCCTCCGGCCGCGCGGCCTCCATCCTGTGCCGCAAGTGGGCGGGCAAATTCGGCTACCTGCCCGACGGTTTCGTGGTCGAAGGCCCCAAGGCGGGCGGCCACCTCGGCTTCAAGGCCGAGCAGATCGAAGATCCCGAGTATCAGCTCGAAAAAATCCTCGCCGAAGTGGTCGAGGCCGTGGCTCCCTACCGCGAGAAGCACGAAAAGCCGATCCCGGTCATCGCCGCGGGCGGCGTCTACACCGGCGAGGACATCGCCCGGTTCCTGGAGATGGGCGCTTCCGGCGTCCAGATGGGCACCCGGTTCGTGGCCACCAAGGAATGCGACGCGGATGAGGCCTTCAAGCAGGCCTACGTCAATGCCCGCCAGGAAGATGTGACCATCATCAAGTCCCCGGTCGGCATGCCCGGCCGCGCCCTCAAGAACACCTTCCTCGACGCGGTCACCGCCGGTCTCAAGCACCCCAAGAAGTGCGTCCACAAGTGCCTGCACTCCTGCGCCGAGGACAAGTCGCCCTACTGCATCGCCCAGGCCCTGGTCAACGCCTACAAGGGCAAGCTCAAGAACGGCTTCGCCTTCTGCGGTGCCAACGCCTACCTGGTGGACAAGATCATCACCGTCAAGGAACTGATGGCCACCCTCAGCGAAGAGGCCGAGCGCAAATACCAGGAAGTCGGCCAGAAGCTCCAGGAAACCAAGGAAGAAGCCGAACGGCGCATCAAGGAAGTCCTGAACAAATAG
- a CDS encoding peptidylprolyl isomerase, which produces MENPMVLLETPEGEILIELFPDKAPKTVENFLRYVDDEFYDGTLFHRVIKGFMIQTGGLTFSMEEKETRDPIENEATNGLKNLKGTVAMGRLPEPHSATSQFYINVADNADLDHTGEDDDNFGYCVFGEVVDGMNVAEKISKTRTRSYQGFDDVPVDPVSIITARRFE; this is translated from the coding sequence ATGGAAAATCCCATGGTCCTTCTGGAGACCCCCGAAGGCGAAATCCTGATCGAACTTTTCCCGGACAAGGCCCCCAAGACGGTGGAGAACTTCCTCCGTTACGTTGACGACGAATTCTATGACGGAACCCTGTTTCACCGCGTCATCAAGGGGTTCATGATCCAGACCGGCGGCCTGACCTTCTCCATGGAGGAAAAGGAGACCCGCGATCCCATCGAGAACGAGGCGACCAACGGCCTGAAGAACCTCAAGGGGACCGTGGCCATGGGCAGGCTGCCCGAGCCGCACAGCGCCACCTCCCAGTTCTACATCAACGTGGCCGACAACGCGGACCTGGACCACACCGGCGAGGACGATGACAACTTCGGCTACTGCGTGTTCGGCGAGGTCGTGGACGGCATGAACGTGGCCGAAAAGATCAGCAAGACCCGGACCCGCTCCTACCAGGGCTTCGACGACGTCCCCGTGGACCCCGTCTCCATCATCACCGCCCGCCGGTTCGAGTAG
- the xerC gene encoding tyrosine recombinase XerC produces MSSTGEKRNEQGELVRGFLAYLEVEKGYSPATVRSYGTDLDQFRDFLKGRRLSLEKPEKINRDHVRAFLAELHRLSLTKTSMGRKLSSLRAYFKYLLRHKIVTRDPLAGIRNPKQEKRHPQVLNVDQAVAMMEANIEPDPEGLRDIALAEVLYGSGLRISEAIGLDMNDVDSDVIRVTGKGSKERIVPLSDAAVQRIRRYMGQRHAFLKDNYAEQALFLSSRAGKRLDRRQANRIVARLARLAGLPKDVHPHMLRHSFATHMLEAGADLRSVQELLGHENLTTTQRYTHLDMQRIMQVYDRAHPLAGGDKSDKNED; encoded by the coding sequence ATGTCATCGACCGGCGAAAAGCGTAACGAGCAGGGCGAGCTGGTCCGGGGCTTCCTCGCCTATCTCGAAGTGGAGAAGGGCTATTCCCCGGCCACGGTCCGCTCCTACGGGACCGATCTCGACCAGTTTCGGGATTTCCTCAAGGGCCGCCGCCTCAGCCTGGAAAAGCCGGAGAAGATCAACCGCGATCACGTTCGCGCCTTCCTGGCCGAGCTCCATCGCCTCTCTTTGACCAAGACCTCCATGGGGCGCAAGCTCTCCTCCTTGCGCGCCTATTTCAAGTATCTCCTGCGCCACAAGATCGTCACCCGCGATCCGCTGGCGGGCATCCGCAATCCCAAGCAGGAAAAGCGGCATCCGCAGGTGCTCAACGTGGACCAGGCCGTGGCCATGATGGAGGCGAACATCGAGCCGGACCCCGAAGGGCTGCGCGACATCGCCCTGGCCGAGGTGCTCTACGGCTCCGGCCTGCGCATCAGCGAGGCCATCGGCCTGGACATGAACGACGTGGACTCCGACGTGATCCGCGTCACCGGCAAGGGGAGCAAGGAGCGCATCGTGCCCCTCTCGGACGCCGCCGTGCAGCGCATCCGCCGCTACATGGGCCAGCGCCACGCCTTTCTCAAGGACAACTACGCCGAGCAGGCCCTGTTCCTCAGCTCCCGCGCGGGCAAGCGCCTCGACCGGCGGCAGGCCAACCGCATCGTGGCCCGGCTCGCCCGGCTGGCCGGACTGCCCAAGGACGTCCACCCGCACATGCTCCGCCACAGCTTCGCCACCCACATGCTGGAGGCCGGGGCCGACCTGCGCAGCGTGCAGGAGCTGCTCGGCCACGAGAACCTGACCACGACCCAGCGGTACACGCATCTGGACATGCAGCGCATCATGCAGGTATACGATCGGGCGCACCCGCTGGCGGGTGGCGACAAAAGCGACAAGAACGAAGACTGA